The following DNA comes from Frankia casuarinae.
TCCCGCCCGGCCTTGCGGTACTTCGACCGGACCCGATCGATGTACTGCTTCGCCGTTTCCGGGGAGACGTTCATCTTGTGGGCAACCGTCTTCATGGGCATTCCGGTCGCATAGAGACGCAGTGCTTCTACCTCTTTGGGCGACAGATCCGGTTTGTCCGTAGCGTCATCGGTGAGCAGCAGGAATGCCAGCTGCGGCGAGATCCACCCCGTTCCCGCGGCGGCGGCGCGGATCGCGGTGGCCAGATCCTCGATGTCGTCGGTCTTCGGGACGAAGCCCGACGCGCCGGCGCGCATCGCGTCGCGAACCGTCGCGGGAGCCGCCGCGGCGCTGAAAACCACGACCGCGCGGTCCACCGCGAGCAGCCGCTGGATGTTATGGGGCGGCGCGGTGCCATCGCCGAGATCGAGATCGAGCAGGATCACCTGGGCGCCGCGCCCCGGACCGGCCAGCAGGGCTTCGATGGAGTGGGCGGTGCCGATCAGCCTGAAGTCCTCGACGTCGTGAAGGAGGTCCGCGAGGCCGCGAAGCACGATCGGGTGATCGTCCACTGCCGCCACGGTGATGGCGCCAGGTACTGCGGGTACTGTGGTTCCGTTCGCTACGCTCATGCTGGTCCAGTCGTTCTCCCGGACTTGCCGGCCACGAGGCGACAGACCTCGTCAGGCCGTACGGGCGTTGGTGCCCGCTGGCGGAGCGTGGGGGCGCCACCGATCGCTGGGTGCGTCGGGGACACCGCATCCAGCGACGCCAACCATTTCAGCAGATCCCCACCGGGTAGCTGGTGGAGCATGGGGAGGGCCCAGCGTGGCGAGCGTCACGAGGGACACGTCCATCAGAAGACGATCGTAGATCGTCGGCCGTCCACGCCCGAGCGCGGCTCGGACGTGCTAGCGGCTCGTGGCGAGTTCGTCGGCGTCGGCGCGGGCAATGGGTGCTACGCCAGCGGCGCGCCTGGAGCCAGGCCGACCGTGCTGTCGCACGACCCCGGCAGCGGGCGCCGACGACGGCTAGCTCGTCCAGTCCTCCCAGCTCAGGCCGGTGACCCGGCTGAACTCCGAGGTGTTCGCCGTAACGACTGTCAGCCCGCGCCGCAGTGCCTGCCCGGCGATCAACAGATCGTAGGCGCCAATCGGCGTCCCGGCCTTCTCCAGGACGGCGCGCACCTCGCCGGCAGCACGGGCATCCTCGTCATCGAAGTCAAGCAGGTCCAGGTCACCGGAGAGCAGTATCCGCAGGCGCTCGGTGTTCTCCGGCACCTGAGCGCTCTTCGCCACGCCGTACCACAGCTCGAACAAGACGACCGACGAGAGCGCGAGATAATCCTCTGACGCTTCGGCCTCCCGGTACCGTTCCCGCACGCCGACGGGCTTGTTCCGCAGCAGTGCGACCACAGTGCTGGTGTCCAGGAGGCAGTTCACCCGAAGAAGTCCTCCCCGGCGGGCGTCGGCGGCTGGTTCCTGCCGTCCTCGAACAGCGGCACGTCCACGAAACGGTCCAGCTCGGCGAACCAGGCGTCGACATCGGACGCGATCGGCTCTAGCAGCACGCCGTCTCCCATGTGCCGGACGCGCACCCGGTCACCGGGCAGCCGGAACTCCTTCGGGAGCCGCACTGCCTGGCTTCTGCCGTGCATGAAGAGCCTCGCGATCGCCGTGTCCGCCACAACGCCTCCCGCACATGATAGCTATCGATAGTATATACCAGGTGTCCGCGGCCGACTCGGTCAGATGGCGGTAGCGCGGGCACGCTGTGGCATGAGGCGGCGGTGCTGGCGGCACGTACGAGGGCGGCGACAGCCGAAGACGCGCTGGCTGGTCGGCCTGCGGGCAGGTGGCCGCCGGGGCGTCAACGATCGTAGGCGATGCGTTCGAGCCCCATGGCCAGCCTTTCGAACTCCGCCGGATCGGTATAGACGTGCGCGCTCGCGCGGAGGACCGGCCCGGTGAGATCCCGGGAGCGCTCCACGGGGATGGCACTGGTGAGCACCCGGTCCTCTCGGTAGAGCCGGTCCCGGACGGCCACCGGATCGGTGCCGGGGGGCGGTTGCATGGTGATGATGCCGCACGGTGAATCTGGGTCCTCGCGCACCCGCCAGCCGCCGGCCCCGTCGAGAAGGCGTCTTCCCTGACCGGCCAGCCGCGCGATGCGGGCGAAGACAAGTGACGGGCCGGAATCCGTCAATTCCGTGACGGCCTGCCCCAGGCCGATGCGGGACACGGTCGCCGCCTCGCCTATCCCGAGCCGGGCCAGTCCGGGGAGAGGAACCGGACGGTCGTTGCGGTCGAAGCGTGCGCTGTGCAGGCTCGGCACGGCGATATCAAGAAGATCGACGCTGCCTTTCCGGACGGCGAGAAATCCTGCTCCTCGTGGCCCGCAGAGCCATTTTCTCGACGTTCCGATATAGGCGCTGGCCGCGGTCTGGCGCACCTCGACCTGGCCGAGGGACTGCGCCACGTCGAGTACCAGGGGGACGCCTTCGGCCGCGCAGCGCGCACCGATCGCGGCTGCCGGCTGAACGATGCCCCGTTGGCTTGGCACCTGCGGAAACACCACGAGGTCGAGGTCGGCGAGACCGATGCGCCCGGGTGCGTCGGCGCAGGCTACTCCGGCCCGGTCGAGCGTCTCGACGTCGATGACCCCGGTCTCGTCGACGGGAAGATCGACCAGCGAGACCGCGGTGCGCAGCGCCCGGGCGGCGAGTACGAGCATGTTGGACCCGTACTCGCTTGGTACCACGCCGATCCTCGCCCCGGCGGGGAGCCGCCAGGCCATCAGCAAGCTGGCGAAAGCCGCGCTCGCCGAATGGTGGAAGCTCAGGTCATCAGCGTCGAGTCCCGGGCCCATCAGGCTGACGAGCCTGGCCCGCGTGGCGTGGAGCCCGCTGCCTGCCTCCACCTCGGCGGCGTACGCGCCGAGTGCGCTCTCGCGCTCCAGGTACGCGGCCTCGGCCGCGATCGTGGCCCGACTGGGGCGGGCCGCGCCGGCCGAGTCGAGATGAACCACCGACGACGGTGACCGGGCCGCACGCCAGCGGTGGAAGAGCCGGAGCTGCTCGGGATCTTCGTTCGGCCCGGGATCGTCGCTGTCGGTGAACCGGCGCTGGCGGGGCTGATGGATCGACGGTGTGTCCACGGGAACAGGGTGACACCTCGACGACGCGTGCGGCACCGTGCCGACGGTATGGACGTCGTGGTTGCGACGGTGTTTCCGTCGGTCGTGGGTTCGAGTCCCACCCGCTCCACCATGTTTGGCATTGTACGAACCGCTCCCTTCGGGGGCGTTGTGGCTGGTAGGGCGGCTGCGGCGGTCTCGCTCGGCTCGGGTCTGGGGACTTTGAAGACCGGTTGGAGCCGTCCGGGGCCGAGGATCTTGACTTCGTGGATGAGGGCTTCGACGAGGGCTTTGCGCTGAAGGTCGGTGCCGACCTCGATGATCGTATCGATGTGGCCTGCGATCTTGCTGAGGGTGGCGCGTGGGGGCATGACGGGTTCGTCGTCGATCTGGGCGGTGAGTTCGGTCTGTCGGCGGCGGAGCTGCTTCTGCTTGGTGCGCAGCGTGGCGAGTCGGGTGGCGAGGGTTTCTTCGTCGAGGGTGCCGCGCTCGAACGCGGATAGGTAGCGGTCGATGGCCTGGTCGGTTTGGGTGAGGTCGGCCTGGACGGTGGCGAGTTCGCCGGTGCGGTCGGCGTGGGCGTCGTGGTGGCGCTGGCGGGCGTGGTGGACGGCGTCGGAGATGAGCTGCTGGTGGTCGCGGTAGAAGGCGGCGAGTGCGGTGAGGACGGCTTGGTCGAGGGCGTCGGCGTCGAGGCGGGGGGCGTCGCAGCGGTCGCGGCTGTAGCGCAGGCGGGTGAAGCAGGTGTAGTAGCGGTAGGTGCGGTTGCGTCCCCCGGCGTTGGAGCCGAGCATCGCTTTGGCGCATTGCGGGCAGCGCATGCGGCCGGTGAGGTAGTAGTCGGAGTCGCTGGCGGCTCGGTGGGTGTGTCCGTCGCTGCGGATGGTGAGGATCTTCTCGGCCTCAGCGAACTGGGCCGCCTCGATGATCGGCTTGTGGGTGTCGGTGACGGTGATCTCGCGGAAGGTCAGCTCGCCGAGGTAGATGCGGTTGTCCAGGACGCGGAGGACCTGGTGTCCGG
Coding sequences within:
- a CDS encoding response regulator transcription factor, producing the protein MSVANGTTVPAVPGAITVAAVDDHPIVLRGLADLLHDVEDFRLIGTAHSIEALLAGPGRGAQVILLDLDLGDGTAPPHNIQRLLAVDRAVVVFSAAAAPATVRDAMRAGASGFVPKTDDIEDLATAIRAAAAGTGWISPQLAFLLLTDDATDKPDLSPKEVEALRLYATGMPMKTVAHKMNVSPETAKQYIDRVRSKYRKAGRDASTKVDLYKLAVEDGHLNPGAEGTA
- a CDS encoding type II toxin-antitoxin system VapC family toxin, translating into MNCLLDTSTVVALLRNKPVGVRERYREAEASEDYLALSSVVLFELWYGVAKSAQVPENTERLRILLSGDLDLLDFDDEDARAAGEVRAVLEKAGTPIGAYDLLIAGQALRRGLTVVTANTSEFSRVTGLSWEDWTS
- a CDS encoding antitoxin — encoded protein: MHGRSQAVRLPKEFRLPGDRVRVRHMGDGVLLEPIASDVDAWFAELDRFVDVPLFEDGRNQPPTPAGEDFFG
- a CDS encoding aminotransferase class V-fold PLP-dependent enzyme — encoded protein: MAAEAAYLERESALGAYAAEVEAGSGLHATRARLVSLMGPGLDADDLSFHHSASAAFASLLMAWRLPAGARIGVVPSEYGSNMLVLAARALRTAVSLVDLPVDETGVIDVETLDRAGVACADAPGRIGLADLDLVVFPQVPSQRGIVQPAAAIGARCAAEGVPLVLDVAQSLGQVEVRQTAASAYIGTSRKWLCGPRGAGFLAVRKGSVDLLDIAVPSLHSARFDRNDRPVPLPGLARLGIGEAATVSRIGLGQAVTELTDSGPSLVFARIARLAGQGRRLLDGAGGWRVREDPDSPCGIITMQPPPGTDPVAVRDRLYREDRVLTSAIPVERSRDLTGPVLRASAHVYTDPAEFERLAMGLERIAYDR
- a CDS encoding recombinase family protein → MARATSRRKSANRTPQPAVDPLDTVRVGIYLRRSTDDEHQPYSIEAQEERLRSYIDSQPGWAIALRFSDDASGATTERDDLQRALSAARHGLIDVLLVYRVDRLSRNLRDTVTLLEELDQAGVVFRSATEPFDTATPMGRMLLQMLAMFAQFERDTIIDRVIAGMERKAAKGLWMGGNRPFGYQVDRANWKLLVDEKEAPVVRLIFNLYVKERVGTRAIAKTLNERGHRTTTGGPWSGHQVLRVLDNRIYLGELTFREITVTDTHKPIIEAAQFAEAEKILTIRSDGHTHRAASDSDYYLTGRMRCPQCAKAMLGSNAGGRNRTYRYYTCFTRLRYSRDRCDAPRLDADALDQAVLTALAAFYRDHQQLISDAVHHARQRHHDAHADRTGELATVQADLTQTDQAIDRYLSAFERGTLDEETLATRLATLRTKQKQLRRRQTELTAQIDDEPVMPPRATLSKIAGHIDTIIEVGTDLQRKALVEALIHEVKILGPGRLQPVFKVPRPEPSETAAAALPATTPPKGAVRTMPNMVERVGLEPTTDGNTVATTTSIPSARCRTRRRGVTLFPWTHRRSISPASAGSPTATIPGRTKIPSSSGSSTAGVRPGHRRRWFISTRPARPAPVGPRSRPRPRTWSARAHSARTPPRWRQAAGSTPRGPGSSA